One genomic segment of Triplophysa rosa linkage group LG22, Trosa_1v2, whole genome shotgun sequence includes these proteins:
- the kctd9b gene encoding BTB/POZ domain-containing protein KCTD9b: MRRVTLFVNGTSHNGKVVAVYGTLADLLSVASTKFGIKAANLYNGKGGLIDDIALIRDDDVLYVSEGDFFVGPPNNSDGPHEFHSWTHTDWITLNVGGRRFTTTRSTLVKEPESMLAHMFRDKDVWGNKHDEQGAYLIDRSPDYFEPILNYLRHGQLIINDGINLLGVLEEARFFGIERLAEQLEGVIKNSQPPDDHSPISRKEFVRFLLATPTKSELRCQGLNFSGADLSRLDLRYINFKMATLSHCNLTHANLCGTNLERADLSSANLDGANLQGVKMLCTNAEGASLKGCNFEDPAGLKANLEGANLKGVDMEGSQMTGINLRVATLKNAKLKNCNLRGATLAGTDLENCDLSGCDLQEANLRGSNVKGAIFEEMLTPLHMSQSVR; the protein is encoded by the exons ATGAGGAGAGTCACATTGTTTGTTAACGGAACGTCACACAATGGCAAG GTAGTGGCGGTTTATGGCACTCTGGCTGATCTGCTGTCAGTTGCAAGCACAAAATTTGGAATTAAAGCTGCCAATTTATACAATGGGAAAGGTGGTCTCATAGATGATATAGCCCTTATCAG GGACGATGATGTCCTCTACGTATCCGAAGGAGACTTTTTTGTTG GTCCACCAAATAATTCAGATGGTCCGCATGAGTTTCACTCGTGGACACACACAGACTGGATAACCCTAAATGTAGGGGGCAGACGATTCACTACAACACG AAGTACTTTGGTCAAAGAGCCAGAGAGCATGTTGGCCCACATGTTCAGAGACAAAG ATGTTTGGGGAAACAAACATGACGAGCAGGGTGCGTATCTCATTGACCGCAGTCCAGATTACTTTGAACCCATACTGAACTACCTGAGACATGGACAACTCATCATTAATGACGGCATCAATCTACTGG GTGTGCTTGAAGAAGCCCGTTTCTTTGGAATCGAGCGGCTTGCGGAGCAGCTTGAAGGGGTTATTAAG AATTCCCAGCCTCCAGATGACCACTCACCCATCTCCAGAAAAGAATTTGTGCGTTTTTTGCTTGCCACACCAACTAAATCAGAGCTCCGCTGTCAG GGTCTAAATTTCAGCGGGGCGGATCTCTCACGGCTTGACCTGCGTTACATTAACTTTAAGATGGCCACTCTCAGCCACTGTAACCTCACACATGCCAACCTCTGTGGTACCAACCTAGAGAGGGCAGACCTCTCCAGTGCCAATCTTGAT GGTGCCAATTTACAGGGCGTGAAAATGCTTTGCACCAACGCAGAAGGGGCGTCACTTAAAGGGTGTAATTTTGAAGATCCTGCAGGGCTCAAAGCGAATCTGGAGG GTGCGAATCTAAAGGGTGTCGATATGGAGGGCAGTCAGATGACCGGCATAAACCTCCGTGTGGCCACGCTGAAAAATGCCAAACTCAAGAACTGTAACTTACGGGGTGCCACACTGGCAGGGACTGACTTGGAG AACTGTGACCTGTCCGGATGTGACCTTCAAGAGGCGAACCTGCGGGGCTCAAATGTAAAGGGTGCCATCTTTGAAGAGATGTTGACCCCACTGCACATGTCTCAGAGCGTCAGATAG